In Fragaria vesca subsp. vesca linkage group LG1, FraVesHawaii_1.0, whole genome shotgun sequence, the sequence ATCATATGGTAATTAGAATCTTGTACTACTGAATTACATGTGTTTATTTTCTGTTGTAATCAATGTTTTGATTTAGTAGTTGTGGAAAAGATTGAGCTCACCAAATTTATAGGGATCTACTCTTTCTTTTTCTTTTATACAGAGCTTATCTGGCTTGTGTTTGAAGAAATGATTATATCTAATCATGGAGATTTCTTATATTTGTAGTTGATAAGGTATTGAGGTTAGTTATGCCTGCAAATTCTACTCCTCCAACCACCTCAGCTGTCACCAATCACCATTGATGAGCAAGCATAAGTTGGTTGGAATGGATTAGGAAGCCTAGTAGAACTACCCCACTTCAAAGGGACTTTCCTTGAAAACAAATTAGAGCAATAGTGTATCCCATTTTCCCTCTTTTTAAGTTTTCTTCAGGACTCACAAGCAACCAAAGTGTCTCAATTGGTCTTATGAACATTGGTTGTTGTCACATAGCCTCTTTCTGTTGCCCACCTGAGCTAATCTCATCATCATGTCTCATGAGTCATGAGGCAACCAAAATCAGCCCGAGGAGACAAGTCGAAGCCAAGTAGATGACAGGTAAGATTGTAGGACTTGGGTTGAAGAGTTTGATTTGTTAGAGAGAGCATGCTTTTATATCATACTTGTGTTGCATATCGAGTATGTGATCTTTGTAACATTAGTATCAGATTTGTGTGCTATGGAGTATGTTCATAACTCTTGATTGAATCAGGACTTGCAAAATGCGTGGAGTGTAAGGTTCATGGCGTTTCTATCACAATCACCACTGAAAACACTTTGCCAAAATGACCCTTCAGAATAAGGATGAGCCTTAACCCATTAGATACTGTTGTCAGCACATCTGGAACAAGGCTGAAACAACTGCGAACCATTTTCATTCACAATATTTCAAGTTTTAATAACTTACGATCATGATTCCAGATACTTGGATTTATTGTTCACATTCAACAATTTCTAAAAATTACAAGGCTATAAACTGTAGGAAGACCAGTGAAGGGCACTAAACTAGGGGAGAAAAGAGCACCAGGATGAGTGGATGACAACAAAGATACAAAACAGAGGTTCAAAACTTGCATATAATGGTACCGGCACAATTAAGATCAAACAAATGCGAATCAGGACTTGCAAAATGCGTGGAGTGTTTCGTCCAGGGCCTTTCTATCATAGTCACCTGTGAAAACACAATTTCCCAAAGGACCTTTCAGAAGGATGAGCCTTAGCAACCCATCAGCTACCTTCTTATCAACCTGTCATATGAGGATTAACATTAAAATCGAGAGCAAGAAAAAAAAAAAAGAGAAAAAAAAAAAAGATATAAATATAAATATTGAGTTATTATATCTATTTCAGCACCATTCACTTACCGCCATCACAGCTTTGAACGTCTCAACGGTCACAGACTCAGGAGGGCTTGTAGGTAGATTGGCCTGTTTTACAATGTTGTGAACTCGCTTCACAAGTGAATCATCAATCCAACCAAGGCGGTAGGACATATCAACAGCCATGATCTAAACATAGGAAATATCGTTCAGCACTGCCAAAAAGATTTTTAAGAAACAAAAAGAGAAAAAGTACAAGATCAGTACCATGCCAGCTGCAACAGCTTCTCCATGGAACCACTTTCCATAGCCAACCCCTGTTTCTATTGCCTGAGAGACATGGTAAACAACAACAAAGGATTCATTCATCTTGCATATCATAACAAACATTACCATCACATAATACAGGTGGCAAACACTGGAAAATCTTGGATTATAAAGAAAGAATTAGCTAGCACAAAACAAAACTCACATGGCCAAATGTATGACCCAAGTTCAGAGTCGCCCTCACTCCACCTTCCTTCTCATCCAAGGACACAACCTCGGCCTTGTTTTCACATGAGCGCTTTATAGCATAAGCGAGAGCGTTTGGATCCCTACATTTGACTATACGAATTAGTCACCAAGCATCAAATAAACTAGATAAGAAAATTGGCCAAATAACACATTTTCAAAGCCTTAACCACACCAAAAGATGCGGTATGCCATCCCAACCCTGTGCAAAGCAACCTTGGAACTTCCTCCAAAAAAAAAAAGGTTTTGTCCGAAACCATGATTTTCACCCAGACTCGGGGCTATAACACACGGTTTTTGGCAAAGAAACGCATGTTTTTATTTTCCCACCAAAATCCCCTCATTAGTAAATCATAATTTTTAAGCAATTTTAGAGCAAAACAGACCTCAAAATTCCCAACCCAATTTGTTATTACGATTTTTCGAAGTCAGAAAACTTAAAAAAAATCAGTCATGGCTTTTGAGATCTGTCAACTGGGGTAGCTCCTAAAAATTATGTTTGATCAATTATGAGATTATAACACAAGAAACTCTCAATAGAAAGGGACAAGGGGGCACTTTCAATATCCCAGAATAATGTTTCTAGTCAAATGTCACCTGAACTACGAGGAATATGCATCATGAATCTGGAAAGTTCACTGTTCCTTAATGTGAAGTTTATACCTTGCTATTAATGCGTCCATATTCCTCTCCTGCCACTCAAAGAATTCTGCATCTCTAATAAGTCCGTACTTAATGACTTCGGCAAGTCCTGATGCCAGTTCCCTATCTGGTAACGTATCAAGTGTGTCTGTGTCGATAAGCACACACTGGGGTTGGTAAAAAGCACCTATCAAGTTCTTCCCAAGAGGGTGGTTTATCCCAGTTTTTCCCCCAACAGAAGAATCAACCTGCAAGCCAAACAATATTCAACACATGAGAAATGCTGGACAGGAAGTGCATAATTCATAAAAGACAAGACGTTATAAGTGACAGACCTGAGCCATAACAGTTGTTGGAATTTGAATGAAATTAACACCGCGAAGGAAAGAAGCAGCAGCATAGCCACACATGTCACCAACCACACCGCCTCCGAGAGCAACAAATGTACATCGTCGGTCCAGTCTTGACTCAATGGCCTTGTCAAACACTTTCATAAGAGTATCCTACCAGTTCAAAAAAAAGCATCATTACTAATATCTCAACCTCCAGTACACCACCCCAAACACCAAACTTTATATAAAAAAAACATTCAGATACTCACCATGTCCTTGTACTTCTCCCCATCCGGCAAAATCACGCTCTCAACCGTAACGTTTGGGTTATCCTTCGTTAAAGCATCAACTACTTTCTCCAAATACAACGGCGCAACTCTGGTGTTAGTCACCACAAGAACTCTCTTTCCATGAACATGCCTACATTGATATAAAAATCAAACCTTTAGAACTAACACAACCCCGAAAACCACACTAGCCAATCACTCAAGTAAAGTTTCAATCATTTCTATCATGATCAACAATAAGAGACTTCTCTATCACTCCAGCTAATCAAGGTAATAAAAACGCAGTAAAAATAACAGATTCAGTATTCACCACAGTAATTAGTTAAAGAGTAATTTCAGAATTGAAACCTTTGAAGAAGCTCGGGTTGATTTAGGAGTCCGGATCCAATGTAAATCGGGTAGCTCCGATCACCCAAACCGACCTCCACCACCTCCATAGCCGCCGCGCCCGTTTTACTCGGCGGTTGATCCACCACCTGCGCCGAAGTCGCCATTATCTTGGACTTGGATTTCGCTACGGTCAGCTTGACGGAGCAATTCGAAGAGCGGAGAGGCCCGACGCCGTGGGTTTGAACGCGAAGAGAGAGCTGCTCCGACGGGTTGAAGAGTGAGGGTTTGGCGGTGGGCTTGGAGGAGAGGGAGATGGAGAAGGGGTTGGCTGTGGAGGCCATGGAGTTCGGGTTCGGGTCAGCTGGGTCGGGTTGAGGGAGAGTAGAGGTTGGTGTGAGGATGTGGCATTGTGTCTGTGAAGAAGAGGAGGGAAGAAGAAGAAGAAGAAGAAGAGTTTTTGGGTGGTTAGGTGAGAGTGGCGGTAATCCACGAGACGGACCATTAGGTTCGGTAGGATCATTTTATCGTGGAAAATTGAAAGGACTCGCGATAATTTGGTATTGTTGATTGGTCGAGCGTCAGGACCCGAGTTGAATTCACGAAGTCGTCAAAATGTCTCAGCCAAAAAACAAAAAAAAGTTGTCAAAGTTAAAGCGTTTCATATGCGTTAAAGGATTAAATGTTTTCTTAGTTTGTCGACGCTTAAAAAGTTACGAATTTGTGTATGGCGTCCTAAATTCGATAGGACAACATTACTTTCCATTGTGTTGTGTATGCGTTTGTTCATATAACATGAGATTAAATGTTAATAATTATTTTTATGTTCGTGTACCTTAGCTACCTCAATATTGTACCATAAGTTCACACACACTTTGAAAGTCTGCCGTAACCGTATGTTTTGGGATCCTTCTCTAATTCCAACATGTAGTTACCGAAAGGTCAGACACAAGTACTTGGTATGTTGGTTGCTTATATAAAACCTAACCAACAGTTTTGCATAAGGCCCTGATGATCAGCTGGGTCATCTTTTCCCAGCTGACCCAGCTGATAAGAGAATTGATTAAGAAATGTTTCTACTTTCTACAACATATATATGTATGGATTGAAAATATAACAAGGTTTAGAAGTATATAAGAACAGTGAATTAGGCATCGCTTTTCTTGCTTCTCAAGTTTTCCCTGAGCAATGCATACTTTTTCTTGCACTGAATTGCAGTCTTCCCTGGAACAGCAGCAGCAACTCGCTCCCACCGCGCACCGCCGGATAGTTCCTTCGGAAGAATCTTCATTGCCTGAATCATTGCCCTTACTTGCTCATCAGACCACACATCATCCTGCTCCGAATTACTCAACGTTGTTCCACTTTCAGACTTCTGATCATTAGGAGGAGGAGAAGGACTTGTACTGGTACTGGTACTAGTACTAGTTGATGACATCGCTACCCCATCTACTTCTATTCTGGTTGTGAGGAGCGAGTCAATAGGATTTGAAGGCTTCCTCTTCTCAAGAAAAGAGTCAAACGCTTTGCTATCATCAGGTTTCTTGAGAACGTCTGTCTTCATTGCCTTGAGAACTTCCTCCACAGATCTTCCGCTACCAATGTAATCCGAAACAGCTTCCCACCTTCGCGGTGTTCCTTTCGGAAATTTCTTTATCCCTTTCCTCAGTAGCTCAATCTCTTCTTTTCCTCAAGGTTTCTCCTTCTTAACACTACCATCAACATCACTGTTACTCCCATTTTCTTTTTGTGTTTGATTCTTCTTCTGATCATCTTCTTCCTCTCTCTTGATCTGGCTAACAATTTTCGCCAACCGGTCCATTAGTCCTTCATCATCTTTTCCCTCTTCAATTATTTCACATACATTCCTAAGCTTCTCAAAATCAAACCACAAGCAAAGCCTTTCCACATCATCCTTCTCAATACCATCCAACCCTAATAAGAGTTTCCGAAAACGACTCCTTTCCTTCTGCAAAAGCTTCTTTTCCCTCTCCTTAACCTTCTTCTGCTCCAATGCCTCTTCCGCAGCTCGCATCTCCTCCTCTTCTTTCCGCCGCCTCTCCTCCTCAGCCGCCCTAGCAGCCGCCCTAGCGGCAGCCCTAGCTTCCGCCTCCTCCCTCATTCGCTTTTCCATATTTTTCCTCAACTTCTTGGCTTCCTCCTCTTCCTTTCTCCTCAATATCCTCGGGTCTTGCCGATAAACATTATTAACAAGTCTCTGAATCCGTTTACGTTCTTGCTCCTTAGCCCAGTCTCTATCACGTTTATAATGATACCTAACTTTGAAGTCTCTACTGCTTTCGAAGCTAGACCAAAACTTATAGAAATTCTTCACCGTCTCCATCGGAGTTCCCTCATCCCCTAACCCCGGCACCGGTTTGTTCTTCGACCACTGCGCAAATCTCTCGAAAACAGGACCAAACAGCTTGAAGAAATATCCCGGAGCACACTCAGTTGGGATTTCATCATCCATATCATCATGCTGCTGCTGCGCCTGCCGATGAGATTGATGATCATCTTCGCTATCAGTACTATCATTCCCACCGGAGCTATAGATTCGTCGGGAGTCGTATCTTCGTTTCTGGTCCGGATCACTCAACACTTCATATGCTGCTACGATTCTCTTGAACTTTGTGTCGATCTCTTCCTTCTTGGCTTCTCTGGCCTTTTCGGTTGGCTCGGCGAGAATAAGGGAGCTGTGCTTGTCAGGATGGTATTTCAAGGCGCTTATGAGATAGGGTTTTCGAATCTGTTCCGGAGTGGCAGCTTCTCTTAGATCGATTAAACCCAGCAAGGTATAGTGATCTGCAGCTGCTTGCTGTTTCCTCCCATTAGGGCCCATGTCGAGTTTCTCAATAGTCGATTGATACAAGCAACATAAATGTAGGGAGAGAAACCGGATATATATATATAGAGAAACCGGATATATATATATATATATATATATATATATATATATATATATATAGNNNNNNNNNNNNNNNNNNNNCCTAGTCTAACAAGTCATAGTAGATCCAGCAACGGATCTGGCACATCAAAGTTGGTGAATACAAGGAGTTCGTGTTGGAGAAGCCATCTTCTCATGACATATATAGTTTTTTTTTTGACAAAGGGTGACTAACAGGTGATTTCATTAATATTGAAGCCAGAATAACGCTGATATTTGCTACTTAAAGAAAATGAAGGACTTGGCATGCAAGTATCATTCATTATATAATCCCCACTTATTTCTAAACAGAAGAAATATTAAAATACTAATACTTAGAAAAACACACATCCTAAACAAAAATTTACTATAAATAGATCAGCTAAATACTTAGAATTGAGCTAAAGTAAACCTTAGCCCAAATTAGAGCCCAAAGACCAAGAAAAGTCAAACACTAGGCCCAAGCAAAGCTGGTCCAGCACAGGTCTTCACTTCCTTCATTCACTGCTAGCTCCTTGCGCTGCAACTCGATCACACCCCACCATGAAGCTGTCGGATTTGCCACCATCATCGCTTGATCTGCACCAACAACACGCCACTCAGACACGTCCATGGCGCAAAACCCAAGGTCAGTTTTTGTTCGAGAAGTCATCTTCTCATGACATTTGCTGCTAATCAACCAAGTATCATTTCCCGTGAATCGAAAGATTATCATGACATTGAGATACCAAGTATCTTGTGAGAAGATCGACAATATCCTATATAGTTTGATTCAATCGTTGTTATAGTTCAAGCTTTAAAGGCAATTATTTGAGATATTAGAAGAAAACTAAATGATTAATTTCAGTTTACACTCTTGAGGTTTAAGGTTAACATCATTTCACTCTTCATACTTTTAATTTTAAAAATTTACCCTCTAAAGTTTTCAATTTTCATAAATCAGGCCCAATTGCTGAAATTTTATCTAATTTGGACGTTGATTTTGACTTCATAACTCACCAAAAGAGCTAAAATAGTCTTATAACAATATAAAACGTCTTTATCTAAGATTTCATGCTATCATTTAACCTCCAAATTAAATAGAATTTTAGCAATTGTCTGATTTATGGAAATTAGAGATTTTAGGGGATACATTTTTAAAATTAAAAATATGGGGAATAAAACAATGTTAACCCCAAACCTCAAGGGGGTAAATTAAAATTAATCAAAAACTAAACAATAGCTAGTGTTTTTTTTTGTTTTTGATCAAAAGGTCATACGATTCAATAAAGAGCAAGCAGTACAAAAACGACACACCCCGGAGGGGTCGTCAGAAAGCATCGTTTCGTAGAATCCTCAATCCTACACTACCCAAAGCATAAGCCAAGAAATTCCTAGTACACCCACCTTGTAGCGATTAAGCACGATTTTACAAGTAAACTAGGATCCGCGGAAAACTATCAAATATCCTACGAATGCACTAGTCTACTTGGACCAAACTAAATTTAAACTAGGGGCCCAAGCCCAACTTTATTAGCCAAGGCCCAAACGAGGAAAACCTTAGCTGATCCAGCCCAGGCCCATTCGAGCCCAATTCTAAGAGGAGCCAATAATGTTGCCCTAGCCGCCTCCACCTTTCCGCCGACGTCATCACCATCAAAGCCAAGCATTGCCGTCATAGCCAAAACCAGGGTCTCTATGTCCTTGCCAGATTGATTCAAGATCTGATCGATCTCAATTGTTTCACCACCACCATCAATGCCATCACAACCACCATAAGTGAAGGGAGAGAGGTTGAAGCTTGTATTAGATA encodes:
- the LOC101293715 gene encoding 3-dehydroquinate synthase-like, which gives rise to MASTANPFSISLSSKPTAKPSLFNPSEQLSLRVQTHGVGPLRSSNCSVKLTVAKSKSKIMATSAQVVDQPPSKTGAAAMEVVEVGLGDRSYPIYIGSGLLNQPELLQRHVHGKRVLVVTNTRVAPLYLEKVVDALTKDNPNVTVESVILPDGEKYKDMDTLMKVFDKAIESRLDRRCTFVALGGGVVGDMCGYAAASFLRGVNFIQIPTTVMAQVDSSVGGKTGINHPLGKNLIGAFYQPQCVLIDTDTLDTLPDRELASGLAEVIKYGLIRDAEFFEWQERNMDALIARDPNALAYAIKRSCENKAEVVSLDEKEGGVRATLNLGHTFGHAIETGVGYGKWFHGEAVAAGMIMAVDMSYRLGWIDDSLVKRVHNIVKQANLPTSPPESVTVETFKAVMAVDKKVADGLLRLILLKGPLGNCVFTGDYDRKALDETLHAFCKS